The Elaeis guineensis isolate ETL-2024a chromosome 11, EG11, whole genome shotgun sequence genomic interval aatcttagaaggataactttggagagagaaatccatcaagagagaaaaataatctagagggaaaaaattctagagagagaaagtagagagagaaagttctattttagagagagaaagtaaggattcagactgaagaaagagagagaaactctctctcatttttattttggtatttatttatttatttatttattttttcttttctttcttttctttctcttttttttttcttctttcacgggAGAGGGAACTCGCGTCCCTCTCAtcttttccctttctttcttcacGGAACAGGGAGGTCTTCCTCCCTCTTGTTCTCGAACTAAGAGGCCTCCCCCTAGCCGACCACCCCTCCGACCGGTGGGGTAGTCCCCGGTGACGTCGAGCGGTCGGGTCTGGTGACCGGCAGCGGCCCACGGTGACGGCAATCAAGAATAAAGACAAAAATAGGGGATTCGAAAAATAAGGATTTTTGAAGGAATTTTTCAGtagaaaactcaataaaatccAAGATAAAAATCTCTAAAAGATTGACGGAATAAAATAGAAGAGATTTTACCTAATTTGGATTTGGTTTGACTCAATTTTCGACGGCCACAAGAAGATTAATCCGTCGGTAAATAAGATGAAAGAAGGGAAGAAAATCAGTGATTAATCGGTGATTTTTGTGAGAAACAAACTGTCGAGATTGAGGTCTTTAAATGGACCTTAAATAGGAAGAGTTTCAATTCGATTTCAATCAGATTTTCTAGATGATATTTGGATTGGATTGGGAGAAGAGCTCCTTCATGAATTCTTTCAGTTCCAAACTCTCTGCCCGCAGCCTAGCACGTGTGGAGCACGTGCTGGctctaaaatttctttttttttttttattgctttgagatttgtatGGTTAAGAATTGGGGTACTACAACCTGCTTGCGCACCCATTAGCTGAGGTGTAGGGCCCGTGATGACGAAGTACTATCAGGGTTTGTTGCTTAGGCCTGTTGTCTTAGTAAATAAAATTTGGCAACTGAATTACCAGACGTTTTGTTATCACTGGTTCTATACTCAGGAGTTTGGTGGTTTGGCTTAGCTCAGCTCTGACCCCGGTTTTGGAGTATGAGATGCCTATGGCAATAAGAAAAATGATCGAAATTGTCTCACTAGATAGAGAAAAGTTGCTACTATGGAACCAACATTTATACTGGATGGTATGATACATCATGAGgtttgatattttattaaaaactaatacaaattattaatacatattttatatattaaaatatattattttctaaatgagtatttaaaaataatattttagtaaTTGTATAGTTTTTAAATTAAAAGAAGTACTCAGTGCATCTTATGGGTTATATGCTAGTTTGTTCTTTAATTTTAGTTTATTTTGTTCATTTAACACAATTATTAATTATGGTTATATGGTAATGCAAGCTTTTTTATACAATATTTATGTTCACCAGGGGTTGCTCGCATCGAGAAATTTGAATAAGTCCCGGCAAGTTGCTTGCCGGGACAACCGATTTGTACAGCGAAACCCTCTCACACGTGATCTGCACGTGAGTATCTGGCTCGGACCTTTTAGACGTATTTGCTTCCCCTGCGACaagaaagagggagagggagaagagggagcgTTCGAAAGTGGAGAGACAAGGAAGAtacaaagataaagaaaagaaggaaagctgaaaagaagaaaagaaagagcggGAACAAACCCTGGTTAGGGCTCGACGCCGACGAAAGGTATTAACAATCGAAGCATCCCAGCGAGACGTGCCCGGCAATGGCGGCCGCCGAGGGATCGAGCACCGGCTCGTCTCAGTCCTCATCCTCGTCCTCGCGGGCGGCGGATTCGTACATCGGGAGCCTCATCAGCCTCACCTCCAAAGCCGAGATCCGCTACGAGGGCGTCCTCGTCTCCATCAACCCCCAGGAGTCCACCATCGCCCTCCAGAACGGTACGCCCTCCCACCCGACCCCATTCCCACCCTCTACCTCCCGTCTATTTCGTTCTTTCGAGGGTTTCTGTTCTTGGTCCCCAATCTTCTTCTTGGATCTGGTTGATGGGTCGGGTGATGGAGAACAGTCGTTCTTTTGATTCGCTCCTCAGATCACGCCTTTTTGGTTTTCTTGATGTTttcccctttcttttctttcctccttttctttttgttgttCCGTGATCGAATTATATCCTCTTTGATGTGGAATTCCCCGCATGTTTGTGCTCAGTAAATCTGATCTTTTGGTGGAGGAGCTGttgtgttttctttttctttgttttgtgATGGTAAATAACGTTTCTTGTTCAATGAAATTACTGGAACCAGCGTTCTGAATTTTTtatggttttcttctttcttaagcTTTCCCAGCCTGATTAGAATTGAGAAATAGCTACTGAAAGTTTTTATCAGTTGATGAGTTACATTGTCTCTGCTCCTTGGTTGCAGTGAGGTCATATGGAACTGAAGGACGAAAGAAAGATGGTCCTCAGATTCCACCTAGTGACAGAGTCTATGAATATATTCTGTTCCGAGGAAGTGACATCAAGGTAAATGGAAAGATTCTAACTGATTTTAAGATGCTATGGATAATACTGGCCCACAATGTGTCATTAACGTAATTAAGTGATGTTTCACCTACACTGCCTCTTGCTGACTGGAAGTCTACTGAGTGTATCATTTATCTGGGGTGAATGGGTTTTAGTATGCACGTTTTCCCCTGTTAGTTATGCTCTTTAAGTCTTGTTGAGATCTTTTATTTGGTCAAATATTGATTCTGTTCTCCTCATGAGTGTATTAGAGATATGTaaacttaattatttatttcCAATGTCTTGGACCATACCCATGGGGGTGGTGAAGGGAGAGCCCCGGGAATGAATTCACCGCCGTATGGCTGACCGGCGATTACTAGCAATTCCGGCTTCATGCAGGAGGTATTGACGGCGATTCTCTAGGTTGTGATAGTTTAGTTCCTCCACTTCTTTGTTAGTTTTTGTTTCTTTGAGGAGCTAAACAAAACATTTGGCTGTACTGGTTGATGCTAGATCATGTTTTGTTGCTTGGAAGCTATGCAATATGGGTACTTTAAATCATTCAAtgcaaaaaatattatataagtgAAACTTAACTAATCAAACTAGAGATTTGATTGGATAAATTATGTAGTTAACAAGCTTATTGTTTATTAGTATGATGTTTTCCAGTGTTTTGTACAaattacatacatatgtacatgcaTGAATACTTGTATGCATGCAAGCATGCATATTTGTTACAAATCATTTGATAATATAGTGCTAGATTCATGCTTGCTTGGCTGTCTAGGCATTCTACCCAAGGTATGCCGAATCGACCTGAATTGGATGGTTTAGCCTGTACTGAACTGACATTAACCTGGGATGGAAGGATGGGCGAGTTTGCCAAGGTTTATTTATGACTCATAACCAAAACTATATAACATATCTTTGAGGCCTTCCCCTTTGTCCAGTCTCACACTAACATCAGAAGTCCCAACATATGAAGGAAATGAAACTGCAAAATAGAGAAACTGTTTTGGTTTTTAAACATCCATTCCATAATTTTTAACATTCATCACATGCCAGACACTAATATTACAAAGATAGGAAACATTTTGTATTTTATGAGAAGCTTTTCAAACTTTGGACCTGCTGACTTGACATTGCTTATTGGCATATCTTTGTGAAGAAGTTTTGCAAGGTTCTTATGGAGAGTTGAAGAAGAAGTTTCATGTGGGGCATGTGTTAGTCTACACTGACATAGGACAAGGTTAGGGAGAGGAGCAGCACATATGATCACATTTGAAAATGATTTCCAACATGATTGTTCTGGATATAATGCCATCTGGGATAATTGTTCTGCCTGTACAATTTTACTGCTCAGGTGATGGTATTATCATTATGTTTCCAATGTTAATGTTAACTTTAAATTTTCAAAGTTCAACAGCTGAATAATTTAGAGATTTCAATGCATGAAGATCCCTGAAATAATTTCTTATCAGTTGGTGTTAAATAGACCGCAAGTCTATTCTTGAGTTTCATGAAGTGGTTTCCTTCTTAGCTTGTTCTATTATCAGGATTTGTTAGTGAAGTCATCTCCAGTTCTTACAAAACCTCAGGCATACAATGATCCAGCTATTATTCAGGTATATGTTATCTgacatgggattttttttttttttcctttttggtgcTCCATATTGTATGTGCTATATCTTTCCATCATGTGCTTTGCAGTCATGTAACGCTTATGCACCTAGTACATCAGCTTCAGTTGGAGGTGGGGCTCTTCCTGGTCAAGGCTCCCATGCTGCACAGTCATCTTTAGCCAGGTCATCATATTCAGATGCATTTTCTCTGTATCAATCTGGGGCTACCCTCAGTTCCGGGGCTTCCTCGCCTGCTTTTTCAAATGTAAACAGGACCTCTTTTAGTACACCTATGTATTGGCAAGGCTATGCTGGTGTGCTAGATGGTCAGTCTCCTAAACAGCAATTGTTTCATTCACAACCCCCTTCAGGAATGGTGCAGGATCAGTTGCACTTACCTGAAAGTCAGGCACCAACAAGCATGCCAAATTTCACAGAACCTACCCATTTAACCTTCACGTCTGCTGCCACCTCTTCTCATTTTGCAATTTCTACCCCTTCTGATGTGTTCCTATCAGTATCCAGCGATCCTTCTCAGCTGTCTCATCCATTGTCACCTCTGTCTTATTCACGGACGAAGTCCTCATTTTCTTCatctaatcaagagttaaatGCATCCATGCGTTCGGTTTCTACCAAAGCTGGATCTTCCGCAATACCAGTTCTTCCCATGCCAAGTTTGTCTTATTCGTCATCTTCAATTTTGGGGTCCACTACTTCTCCTTTAACTACATTGCCTCCTTTGCTGACCCCTGATCAGTTTACACAATCTAGACCAACAGCATCCTCGTCTAACCAGAGACTGACCCCTGAGCGAGAAGACATGGCAGCTGTATTGCCACCATCAAATCCACCATCATCTGTTAAGCCACTGCCTCAGGAACCATTGTTGCCATTGCAGTTATCTTCC includes:
- the LOC105053513 gene encoding protein decapping 5: MAAAEGSSTGSSQSSSSSSRAADSYIGSLISLTSKAEIRYEGVLVSINPQESTIALQNVRSYGTEGRKKDGPQIPPSDRVYEYILFRGSDIKDLLVKSSPVLTKPQAYNDPAIIQSCNAYAPSTSASVGGGALPGQGSHAAQSSLARSSYSDAFSLYQSGATLSSGASSPAFSNVNRTSFSTPMYWQGYAGVLDGQSPKQQLFHSQPPSGMVQDQLHLPESQAPTSMPNFTEPTHLTFTSAATSSHFAISTPSDVFLSVSSDPSQLSHPLSPLSYSRTKSSFSSSNQELNASMRSVSTKAGSSAIPVLPMPSLSYSSSSILGSTTSPLTTLPPLLTPDQFTQSRPTASSSNQRLTPEREDMAAVLPPSNPPSSVKPLPQEPLLPLQLSSQQGQGRMAQFTEEFDFTSMNEKFNKDEVWGSLGKAKLRSTIGNGMEENPIHDNVEVEEGYGQDPKLGRNPVYNKDDFFDNLSCNSLNRGSWSGRMKFSERMKLDTETFGEFQQGAHLGRGNHGPAHPGNFRGSYNRGRGYGYYYGGRGHGGYRPV